CAGCAGCACCTTGCCCCGCCCGTCGCGCACCCAAGCCTCGATGATCGTGCGCAGCTGCGCCGCCCAATGCTCGTCCTGCTCCACGTGCGCCGCCGTCGGCACGCCGGGGTTCAGTGGGTCGCCGTTCCCTGACTTCCCGAGCTTGGGCGTGTTCGTGCGGATGGTGACGGTGATGAACCGGCCCGTTTCGAGACCGTGATGCGCCAGAAATGCGCCGGCGGTGGCTTCGTCGCGCACGTCGATGCCGAAGCAACCGTCGGGGCCGAACTCAAGCGCGCCCGGCTGCGCGCCGGCGCGGCGCAGGTAGGCAAGAGATTCGTTATCGCGACAGAAGATGAACCGGGCTTGCGACAGCAGCGCGATGCGTTCGGCCTCGTCGCCCGGCTGAAAGGCATCAAACGATTGTCCGAACAAGCCGAACGGCAAACCCCGGCCGACACAGGCGCGCAGCAGATCATCGGGACCTGGCCAGAAGCCGGTGAAGAGCATGCCGGAGTTCATCACGAACAGGTCGGCATCGTCGAAGGCCCGCTGTAGTTCGGGATCGGTGGCTCGGCCATTTGCATCCATGTCACCGCTGACGATCGGCACGTTCAGAAACCGCCGCTGCAGCATCGCCGTCACCGCAGGGCTGGTCACCGCGAGCCAAAGCGTGACGCGCGCCTCGGGCAGGTTTTCAGCGAGGTATCGCAACGTGCCGGGCGTATGGCCGACGTCGCCAATGTTGGAGGTCGCCCACCCGCTCCGCAGCAGGATCGAGTTTCGTGACGAAGCGGGATCGGCAGATGCGGCCATGAAATCGAGCCCCGGTTAAAGCGAGCATGTCACATTCGCGACGCCGGCCCGTTATACCCCGTATTCCCCCCACCGTCGCGACACCAGCGCTTTCGTCGTCGCGTCCATCCCCAGTTCCGCCGGCCACGGGCGCACCTTGCTGCCGTAGCCCTCGACCGGCAGTTTCACCGTCGCATCAAACCCGATCTTGCCGCCCACCCCCAGTTCGACGCTGGCGTGATCTAAAATGTCCACCGGTCCGCGTACGTTCTCAATATCTCGACTCGGGTCGACGTTGGCGAACAGGTGGAACAGCACGGCGTCCACATCGTGCACGTCCACATGTTCATCCACCACGATGATGAACTTCGTGAAGCTCATCTGCCCCGCGCCCCAGATCGCGTGCATCACCCGGCGGGCCTGGTACGGGTATTCCTTCTTAATCTTCACGAACACGCAGTTGTGAAACGTGCCCGCCATGGGCAGCGAGTAATCGATGATGTCCGGCACCAGCATCTTCAACAGCGGCAGGAAGACGCGCTCGGTCGCCTTGCCGAGGTAGTAGTCCTCCATCGGCGGCTTGCCGACGATGGTGGTCGGGTAGATCGGGTTCTTGCGCGTGGTGATTGCCGTGACGTGAAACGCCGGGTAGCGGTCGGCCAAACTGTAGAAACCGGTGTGGTCGCCGAACGGACCTTCGAGCAAAGTCTGGTGCGGGTCGACGTAGCCTTCGATCACGATCTCCGCGTTGGCCGGCACCTCGAGATCGATCGTCTTGCACTTCACCAGTTCGATGCCGCTGCCGTTCAGGAAGCCGGCGAAGAGCAGTTCAGACACGTTCGGGGGCAGTGGCGCCGTGGCGGCGTAGGGCAGGATGCTTTCGCCCCCGAGCACGATCGCAAGCGGCATCTTTTCGCCGCGTGCTTTCCAGGCGCGGAAGTGTTTGGCGCCGTCGTGGTGCATGTGCCAGTGCATGGCCGCCAGGCGCGGGCCGTGCATTTGAACGCGGTACATGCCGATGTTGCGGTGCGTGCTCTCCGGGTCGCGCGTGTAGATGCCCGCCAGCGTGATGTATCGCCCCGTGCCGGTCTGCGTCTTCACCGCCTCCGCCGCCGCTGCCGGGTCGAACACCTGCCCGCTGCGCAAGTCGCCATCCAATGGCCAGCACTGGATAATCGGCAACCGCGTGAGGTCCGCCCGCTCCCCTTCGTACACCACTTGCTGGCAAATCCCGCTCTTCACCGACTTCGGCGGAATGCTTGCCAGCTTTAAGAAGTCCAGCCCCTTCTTCATCTTCTCCATGAGCCCCGTCGGCACCTCGGGCTTAATCAGGTTCTGCACCCGATCCGCCAGCTCATCCAGCGAGTTCGTCCCCATCGCCCGGCAGACGCGCCAGTAGCTGCCGAACGTGTTGATGGCGACGGGGATGTCCGACCCCGCGACGTTCTCAAACAGCAGCGCCTTCCCACCCAGGCTGGCGGCGGCGCTCTTGTCCCGCTCGTTGTGCGGCTTGGCCGACGGCGACTTCCCGACACGATCGGTGACCTCGGCGATCTCCAGAATCGGGCTGACCTTCGTCTTCACCCGCGCCAGTTCGCCGTTGGATTCAAGGTCGGAGATGAAATCGGAGAAAGTTGCGCTCGGCATTGACCCAATCCTAGGCGCGGGCGGTGCGGCGAACAATGGATTCGGGCAGCTGGTAACAAGCGTCACCAGCCGTGCATTGGCAACGCCCCAGGTGGAGCGCTATCAGCCCCCGACCGGAAACCAGTCCTCGATGGCTGTCCGGAGCGCGTTACCCCATCGGTCGACGTGATCCGGCGACGGTGGCTCGTCGCCTGCCGGGTCCCCTGATCTGTCGATCATGCCCAGAAAAGCGACCGCCGGTCGTCGATCGTGGAAGCGCACCAAGATTCGCTCATCCCCCTCGATGAGCAACTGCGTGCTACGAGCGTCCAAGCTCGGGGGAAAGTACAGCAAGACGGATAACGGGAGCGGGTCGGTTGAGGCGAGGTTGCTACCGGTCGTGCCGGCTAACCGCTTGTGCCCATGGGTGATTAGATGAGTCACCGTCGGCGCGAGGTCCGCGTGCGTGGTTGGCGTGGTAATCCGTCGCGGCCCAAGGGTGCCACCAGTTAGGAAGCACGGTGTTGCACACTGCGCTTCCGAGGGCTTGCTCCCGTGAAACAGCGCGCCATCGTCCCAAAGGGATTCACCGTGATCACCCGTGACGATGACGATCGTCTTAGTCAGGTCGATCGAATCGATGAGGTCAGCAATCACGTCATCGATGAATGCCACCGCATTGAGGTACCGGTTGTTCAAGAGCTCTTGATGTTCGTCCCGCCGCAGTTTCAGCAACAGCGATTGACGGTCAGAAATCACCGGCCGGTGTCGCTCGTACGCGGGCGGGTACAGGTACGGGTAGTGAGTACTTGCAATGAAGAGGTTGACGAACTGCGGCGACGTGGCCGTCCAAAGTTGCTCACGCGTTGCAGCTGCAACATCGCGATCGAGTTGCGGCCATTCCAGATCTCCCAAGTGCCACTCCTTCTTGCCTACCTGCTCAACTCGATCGAACGTTAGCCCTACCTTGATGTACTCGTCCATCCGCGCGAACTTTTCGTGCCGCATGCCCGACCGATACGTTCGCTCGTAGCCCCACGTGCGCAAGGCATTCATCCACGGCGAGGGTGCCCCCGCATTCAACGTCGCGTCGAAGAACAGCGAAGCACGACCATAGAGAAGCGTGAACAGCCCCATGTGCGACAAGTTCGACCCGGCATAGTGACGGTCCAATCGCCAGCCACGATCGGCGATCGCCGACAGACGGGGCATGTGCTGGGGCGTCAGCATGTCGTGACGCCAGCTCTCTACCGTGATGAGAAGCACGTGGGGCGGCGCGACATCCCCGGGTAACGGGCCGACCGTTTCCAGAAGCGGAGGCACGCTCAGCATGGGGAACACGCGCTCCGCCTCTGCCTTTGTGGCGTTAGTGAATGCAAGGCCGAATGGACTGTACTGCATCCGTGATTGCGCGTGCTCCACGTAGACAGGAGCCAAGGAAGCCATCGCCTCATCGAAGTGGGCGGGCCGTACTGATGTCACGAAGGCGACTGCCAACCGAACCACGAATAATGCAGCCGCCAAAGTTATGATGGTGGTGACGAGTCCACGACGATAGGCCGGACGGGCGTATCGCGTGACCGCCCGCGTCATACCAAAACAGAGCAGCACTACCAAGATGGCCAAGGCGATAGCTTGGACCACCGCGATTGCGAGTTCTCGCAGCAGTTCCCGCGTGCCACCCGCCCATTCGCCGACGTCCGGCTGCGTGAGCAAGGTGGCATACGTCATCACGCTGCGGCCGGTCAGCGTTTTGATCCGCACATCGATCCCGAACCAAAGCAGGTAAAGCGACAATCCGGCCACTAGAAATGTCAAGGCAGTACGCCGCCGATGTAACCCGAATAATATGCCGCAGAGAATCATCAGCGGAACAAGACGCACGATCGCGTCGCAGGCGAGACTGGCGATCGCCAACAAGCTACCGCTCATCGATAAGTGGGGCAGTCTCAGGTTGTTGGCAACATGTTCGATGTGCCAGTGCGCGCCCACCGTCGCCACCAACAGCACTACCACAACAACTGCAACAATGTCATGTTTCGCTGCCCGGATAGCGGCGAGCAGCTTGTGGAACGCAAAATAAACTTGGCCCTTGGACAGAACAGGTATCCTATTCCGCAGATCGTCGGCCACAACGCGTACCCCAGTAAAGCAAAAGACCCCGAATCCCTCGACTAGTCGAGGTTCGGGGTCTTTCTTATGCGGCTGAGAGGAGTTGAACCTCCACTCGGTTACCCGAACTAGAACCTGAATCTAGCGCGTCTGCCAATTCCGCCACAGCCGCGGCAGTTGGAGGGACGAAGATAATCGATTCGTTAAAAGTGTCAAGGCGGCGGTAGGCAACGCCTGCGTCTACTTCGCCGGGGCCATCGTCTTGAACAGATCGGCGTTGCACTTGGTCTTCTGCAAAGCGTCGATCAGCGATTTCGTGGCCTGAGCGGGCGGCATGTTCATCAAATGCCGGCGGATCGTGCGGGTGGCGGCCAGGGTGCGCTCGTCGAGCAGCTTTTCCTCCTTGCGGGTGCCGCTGGAGGAGACGTCGATGGCGGGGAAGATCCGCTGGTCCGACAGCTTGCGGTCCAGCGTCAGTTCCATGTTGCCGGTGCCCTTGAACTCCTCGAAGATCACCTTGTCCATGGCGCTGCCGGTGTCGACAAGGCAGGTCGCGATGATCGTCAGGCTGCCGCCGTTCTCGATCTTGCGGGCGGCGCCGAAGAGCTTCTTGGGGATTTCCAAGGCGCGATTGTCGAGCCCGCCCGTCATGGTGCGACCGCCCTGCCGACCGCCGCTGTTGAACGCCCGGCCAAGGCGCGTCAGCGAATCCAGCAGCACGACGACGTCGTGGCCAAATTCCACCTGGCGCTTGCAGCGTTCGATGACCAGCTGGGCCAAGTCGAGGTGCTTCTCGATTGAATTGTCGTTGCTGGAAGCGTAGACGGTGCCCGGCACGTTGCGCTTCATGTCCGTCACCTCTTCCGGCCGTTCGTCGACCAGAAGCAGCATCAACTGCACGTTCGGGTAGTTGGCCGCGATGCCACGGGCGATGTTCTGCAGCAAAATCGTCTTGCCCGTGCGCGGCGGCGCGACGATCAGACCCCGCTGGCCGAAGCCGATAGGGGTCAGGATGTCGATTGCGCGCGTCGTCACCTCGTCGGCGGAGTGTTCGAGCTTCAGCTGGGGCTCGGGGTCGAGCGCGGTGGAATCGTAGATGCCGATCTTGTCGTGCCACTCGTCGACCGGGCGGTTCTCGATCGCTTCGATCTTGCTGAGCGCCCGCCCGCGCGGCGTGCCCTTCAGCAGCAGGCCCGGCTTCAGGCGTAAATCGCGAATCACGTTGCGCGGCACCACGTAGTTGCCCTTGGCGGGGCGCAATGGGAAGGCCGGGTCGCGAAGCTCGCCATCGCGGCGGTCGTCGACGACGGACAACAGGCCTTCCACGACGGATGACGAGACGGCGGACGGTTGAGTGGTCTGCATGAAGCGGTACTCTTGCGGAAACGGGAATCTGCGGCGCGTGGTGGCGACCCCCGATGAGGACGCTACG
This region of Tepidisphaeraceae bacterium genomic DNA includes:
- the rho gene encoding transcription termination factor Rho, whose protein sequence is MQTTQPSAVSSSVVEGLLSVVDDRRDGELRDPAFPLRPAKGNYVVPRNVIRDLRLKPGLLLKGTPRGRALSKIEAIENRPVDEWHDKIGIYDSTALDPEPQLKLEHSADEVTTRAIDILTPIGFGQRGLIVAPPRTGKTILLQNIARGIAANYPNVQLMLLLVDERPEEVTDMKRNVPGTVYASSNDNSIEKHLDLAQLVIERCKRQVEFGHDVVVLLDSLTRLGRAFNSGGRQGGRTMTGGLDNRALEIPKKLFGAARKIENGGSLTIIATCLVDTGSAMDKVIFEEFKGTGNMELTLDRKLSDQRIFPAIDVSSSGTRKEEKLLDERTLAATRTIRRHLMNMPPAQATKSLIDALQKTKCNADLFKTMAPAK
- a CDS encoding polysaccharide pyruvyl transferase family protein translates to MAASADPASSRNSILLRSGWATSNIGDVGHTPGTLRYLAENLPEARVTLWLAVTSPAVTAMLQRRFLNVPIVSGDMDANGRATDPELQRAFDDADLFVMNSGMLFTGFWPGPDDLLRACVGRGLPFGLFGQSFDAFQPGDEAERIALLSQARFIFCRDNESLAYLRRAGAQPGALEFGPDGCFGIDVRDEATAGAFLAHHGLETGRFITVTIRTNTPKLGKSGNGDPLNPGVPTAAHVEQDEHWAAQLRTIIEAWVRDGRGKVLLAPEVDKEISAAKRLLLDRLPADVQAQVVHRDTFWTVEEAASVYARAACVVSAEPHSCIIALAAGTPILHTFSRRHGLKAWMFRDIGLPEWLIDIDAEPASRMVDALRRIDDDPQLSRAKVARAMAFVNAREAEMVREIRTTLAMTKR
- a CDS encoding UbiD family decarboxylase, with the translated sequence MPSATFSDFISDLESNGELARVKTKVSPILEIAEVTDRVGKSPSAKPHNERDKSAAASLGGKALLFENVAGSDIPVAINTFGSYWRVCRAMGTNSLDELADRVQNLIKPEVPTGLMEKMKKGLDFLKLASIPPKSVKSGICQQVVYEGERADLTRLPIIQCWPLDGDLRSGQVFDPAAAAEAVKTQTGTGRYITLAGIYTRDPESTHRNIGMYRVQMHGPRLAAMHWHMHHDGAKHFRAWKARGEKMPLAIVLGGESILPYAATAPLPPNVSELLFAGFLNGSGIELVKCKTIDLEVPANAEIVIEGYVDPHQTLLEGPFGDHTGFYSLADRYPAFHVTAITTRKNPIYPTTIVGKPPMEDYYLGKATERVFLPLLKMLVPDIIDYSLPMAGTFHNCVFVKIKKEYPYQARRVMHAIWGAGQMSFTKFIIVVDEHVDVHDVDAVLFHLFANVDPSRDIENVRGPVDILDHASVELGVGGKIGFDATVKLPVEGYGSKVRPWPAELGMDATTKALVSRRWGEYGV
- a CDS encoding sulfatase-like hydrolase/transferase translates to MADDLRNRIPVLSKGQVYFAFHKLLAAIRAAKHDIVAVVVVVLLVATVGAHWHIEHVANNLRLPHLSMSGSLLAIASLACDAIVRLVPLMILCGILFGLHRRRTALTFLVAGLSLYLLWFGIDVRIKTLTGRSVMTYATLLTQPDVGEWAGGTRELLRELAIAVVQAIALAILVVLLCFGMTRAVTRYARPAYRRGLVTTIITLAAALFVVRLAVAFVTSVRPAHFDEAMASLAPVYVEHAQSRMQYSPFGLAFTNATKAEAERVFPMLSVPPLLETVGPLPGDVAPPHVLLITVESWRHDMLTPQHMPRLSAIADRGWRLDRHYAGSNLSHMGLFTLLYGRASLFFDATLNAGAPSPWMNALRTWGYERTYRSGMRHEKFARMDEYIKVGLTFDRVEQVGKKEWHLGDLEWPQLDRDVAAATREQLWTATSPQFVNLFIASTHYPYLYPPAYERHRPVISDRQSLLLKLRRDEHQELLNNRYLNAVAFIDDVIADLIDSIDLTKTIVIVTGDHGESLWDDGALFHGSKPSEAQCATPCFLTGGTLGPRRITTPTTHADLAPTVTHLITHGHKRLAGTTGSNLASTDPLPLSVLLYFPPSLDARSTQLLIEGDERILVRFHDRRPAVAFLGMIDRSGDPAGDEPPSPDHVDRWGNALRTAIEDWFPVGG